From the genome of Bos javanicus breed banteng chromosome 23, ARS-OSU_banteng_1.0, whole genome shotgun sequence:
CCTCTTAAATCAATGGTGTCCATTTTTGAAATTGAGAAGTGTTTCATATCCGAGGCAGCTCTAAATCCTAGTCTTAATGATggaaatttctatttttccttgtaGGGATTCTGTCCACGTTTGGAAATGGGTATGTCCTTTATATGTCTTCTAGACGAAAAAAGAAGCTGAGACCTGCGGAAATAATGACTGTCAATTTAGCAATCTGTGATCTGGGGATTTCAGGTAACACTGCCATGCCGTTTCTCCTTTGAGGGTTTCAATGCCCAGTTATAAAGTCCTCATGGACTCACAGATCAACCTACCCTCAgcttcttttgcttctcttttcacaagTCATCTTTGCAGAATTTGTGGTAAGTCAGCAGAGTGTTGTCTGGCTATGGAGATTGTCCATTTAGTGTGTATTGAGTCCTTTCAGTGTGGCAGGTGTGTTAGATGCTGAGGATACAATTTGAAATGATACGTGATGCTTCAGATACCTCATACTGTACGGGGCTAAGTGATTccaaaaacaaacttacagacaGGCTGTAGATCACTATTTTGAGCTCTGTCACATCCCTCCCACTCTTATGGAAATCTGTTAAGCATCAGGGGAGTACGGTCTTAGGCTAAAAGATGAATCTGAGAGGTGAGTCTAGGTCTAGGAAGGAGGGAGGGCTGCCCTTGTAATGACATACTTAAGTGTGGCTTAGGGACTGAGTGCAAGAACAGGAAACTTTTAGTCAATAGCACTTGAATTTGGCTGCACAAAAATATCACCTGGGGAActtaaaacaagaacaacaacttATGGCTGAGTTTCATAcccagaaatttttatttaattggttGAGAATGTTACTCTGACATCAGGTTATTTAGGATTAGAAAATTAAAGCTTCCAGGTAAATTTGTTGTGCAGCCAAAATTTTGAACCCCtggtttatttcttgcttttttggcCTCTCTGATTACCCAGCAAGGAGGAACTGGAAGACAATTTGTCTTTAACTGTAATTCATTTTTACAAATATGAATGATTTGGGGGTAAGTCACCTCCTTTTGGGTTCATCTATACAATCTAAGTGTTGCCTAGATACACACAAATATGTCTTTGGATTCCTATTTTCTGCTACGTAGCATGTAGTCTTAAGTTACTAGAATTGGGGAAATAGAGTTTGAATAGCACACATCAACTTGTCTTTCCACCAGAAATATTTTAGCAGTTTCCCATCTAagcatcctttaaaaaatatttcctggtatttgtttctctcttcatAAGTAGATTTTTCTGCTACTGCCAATCTCTAAAAACATGGCTCAGTGATAAGTATTGATCCACTGAGTCACTATTTATCACACAGCAGCGGATGTGCTGCCCTCTTACTGAGTTTGGATGATTTTGGTTATTTGGGAAGACTTTTGTCAGCATGGACAGGCTGAAATATCGTCAGCTCTTTGGGAAATACACATGCATACTAAGGGGAGCACGACAGCACTGGCCCCTTTCTGTGAAAATAAGTTAAGATGCGCCTGGGGGTGATTTGCGAGACTGCAAAATGAGTGCCATTTTCCATTTGGACACACGATGGCGGTGTCGCAACATGAATAATCGCGCTCCCGCTCAGCTCACCATGCTGCCCCCTAGTGATGCTTGACTGAAACCTGCCAGTTCAGCCACATCCTTCACTTGTAGCGGACAAATGCTTACATTTGAATTAGACtagtctggggcttcccaggtagctcagtcggtaaagaatctgcctgaaatgcaggagatgcaggttcaatcctgggtagggaagatcccctggagaagggcatggcaacccactccagtacttttgcctggagaatcccatggacagaggaagctggctggcaacagtccacagggtcccaaagagttagacatgactgaagtgattgagtGCATACAGCATGCATAATTGGCTGGGTCCATTGAAAATACTTTCAGCCAAGCAGGTCTGCTCTAGGGCTGTATAAACCACCTGCTCTGCATGTCTCTTAGAGTAATTCACCAGGAAGCATTTTCTTCCATGGGTTAGTTTTCTCTGATCAACTCAGACCATTTTTTCCAACCTCTGGATCTCTCACTCTCTCTcgttctctcttttttaatttaatttaaaaatgtttatgtcttttaaattttttccttgcTTTAATATGTACATTATAAAGCACCTTGAAAAACACATCCTAGAGGCCAGATGTGTTTCATCTATACAActaatatttgttgtttaaatATCAATGGCTCTCAATCATGAATATGTATCACAATCACctggggaaataaaaaatatactgtGATGGCTTAGCTTTCTCGAGATAAATTAAATCAGATTATTTGGGGGTTGGAACTCTGGAcactgatatttaaaattaagcaaagcaaagcaaaacaaaaaaatcctccAGTGATTTTAATGTGCAGCTGGGTTTGAGGAGAGACATTTCCAAAACATTCATCAAATCCCTTTGgcatggacttccttggtgatccagtggttgaaaaTATGCCTGCttacacaggggacatgggttcgttccctggtctgggaagattctacatgccttggggcaactaagcccgtatgctacaactcctgagccccctgagctctagagcctgccatggcaatgagaagcctgagcaccacagttagagagtagcccccacttccTGCAATTAGAAAAAGCCCGcacacagtaacaaagacccagtgcagccaaaaacaaacaaacaaacacacaaacaaataaaaatttaaaaaacggTTTGACATCCCAAAGGTTCTAGATGACATCCCAGAGGTTTGTTAAAGGCTCCACTCTAGACAGAAGCCTAACATATCTTTTTTGCTGATGGATCCCAGGCACCTCCATCAAGTCACTGTCAATTGCCTTTTTTGGCTGCCTTTAGCACCACCCAGCAGACCCTTAGCTCAAACTCTGAGTTTGCTGTTGTCCCTGCCTagaatattttccctttaaatgtTTGCTCGAGTTCTGGGCCACTAATTAACATCTACCTACACCTCACATTCACAGAGAGGTCTTCTCTGATCTGACTGAAAACAGCAgattctgtctctctcctttgtctgtttcatttttcttccctccACTCATCATGAGCCATCATTCCATCATATCGTATCTTACAAATTATTGTTTGGTCTCCTCTGTTAAAAATGAATCTGTTAATCTTGATCTCCACATTGTCCTCTAGCACCATATACATAATGagcataaaataattatttgttgaacaAAACGAGAACTCTTTTACATTGGGTTTCCCTACTGACAATGGAGTATAGACCCAACAGGATTAGAAAGCTCTGAGATGAAGGTGCTCAGTCTAGTTAGTTGGAGTATGGCACCGGCTGTGTAGACAGCTAGAGGTGATGTGTGTCTAGCTTATAAAAGCACCCAATAAAGATGAGTTACTTGATTGAATTAACAGTGTATCAAGGGAGGGTACACCTGGGAAGGGTGGGAGGGGCCAGCATTTGCAGGCTGTGAATGTCAGTTACTTGGGTTTTCTGATGCATGAATGTTGGGGAACCGTCTTCAGAATCAGATACAGGCATTGGAAAGCTTCCTCAGCAGTTCTCTTCAAGGAGGGGGAAGATTGACTATATACGGGATAAGGAGGGTGCAGGGTGTGAATTAAAATAGAAGACTACTTTCTAGAaagtaacaaacaaaacaagctgATGAAGGCTGAAGGGATAAATAGTTTAAATCCTAGAGATCCGGGTCTGGTtgtaaacaaattggacctaacgTTTCCCAAAATAGCTCCCTCTTGTCTGCCTAGGATAAGACTCCGCAGCGAGTTGGGTGGGCGGGGTAAAGTTTAACCGGAGGGAACGTCCCTTGACAAGTCACTTGGCGCTCTAGTTGTAGGCAAACCGTTCACCATCATCTCTTGCTTCTGTCACCGCTGGGTGTTCGGCTGGATTGGCTGCCGCTGGTATGGATGGGCTGGATTTTTCTTTGGCTGTGGAAGCCTTATCACTATGACTGCTGTCAGCCTGGACCGATACCTGAAAATCTGCTATTTATCATATGGTAAGTAGGAAGGTTTCTATTCCCTGAGAGTCGAATCTAGGTGGATTGTCAGAGCGGTACATGTTTTACCCAGAGATAATAAACAAAGATTATGAATACACTGAGAGACCAGGAGTATTTCTACTCATAGCCCATCTTGTTCTAACTTACACTTAAAGACTCGAACCTGTGTCCATGTAGGTTTCTTTCAATACTGTTTTTTATAGGAATGTCTGGTGTTTCGCTACGATGCTTTTATGAAAGTATCATCTCTTTGTATAAAGTGTGTAAGCTTTTACTGTGTTACGCAAtgtaagcaaaagaaataaaatgcactgaAAGGATATTGGGTCCAAGATGTTTTAGCTGTTTCCCTGTGTAGTAAGTATAATTATATGGAAAGATTTTTCTGATTCTCCTTTAGCACTCAGGCTCCCTGTGGCTGCAGAGATGAGGAATTCTCCTCCAGGTTAGAGAACCAAGCCTGCAGGAAAGGACACACATACGAAATACCAGCCAACATTCTTTTTGTGGTCTTGGTATGTAGAAAGAGCAGTGGGTAAGAGAATCGGTTAGGGGTGAGCCAGCCATAAACACACTTTCAGAGGCTAGTGATCAGATTTTAATGATAAGACCGTTCtacaatgtgaaaaataaatttgtaatacTTTGGCTTCTTGGGCTTCTGGAAAAATTATTGAACCCGAAAGAGATGCATTTGGCCCtttaaatttaatattgaaaACTAGGTGCAGCCAGAGAATGATACTGGTTCATGCTACACTGCTTTGCTCATCAGTCTCAATCAGCTTGGTGATTGTGACCATGGAGACAGAACATGGCCTGGAGcccagaatgggaaagatcaaGTTGATGTGACACTCTCAATGGGgtagaatttttctttatattttaaaagcttgcaatcctaaattaaaaacaaaatatacaggaggttggggtgggggatagGGTCACGGTCCAATGCGTGCACCATCCAGCGCTCATCTTTGAGAAAAATTTTGCATCGCTTTTTCTAACAGTTTAGAATCTGCAATAGAAATAATTTGAATCAAAAATtccaataaaatacaaaaaatacaatTATACCTATTCTGGATGATATCAGAGTCAATTTTTTTCTATACACTTATTTTTGATCATATCAAGTAAATTTTGATCATATCAAGtagattttacagatgaagaagcaaaaAGTTCAATTTCCTGAAGATATTTGAGGAATACTAAAcctcaatgtctctgctttttaaatattttcttgactTCAGGCTTCGGGTCCAATATAGAGATAATGTTGCTCACTCCCCAGAATCACCGCAGGGCACAACTCCCATGGGCACTGTATATGCTTTCCAGCTTCCTCTAAGATTGATTCTCGATAGTCTGGTTCATCATTTGATTTGTTGCACAATTAAACCCTCCACACGGTATCTTGGAATGTTGGAATTAGGAAGTCGCTTGGGGCCATGTAGACCTTTCCCCCATGCAATGGGATAAAGTGTTTTAAGGCGTCCCTGACAGACAGCCACCTGGCCTCTTCTTGAGTAATTCCAGTGACCAGTGACGGGGAGCTTACTACTGCacaaggcagcccattctctgaTTGGTCTGCTCTGGTTGTTACAATGTTATTCCTTATATTGAGACAAAACTGCTTCCCAGTAACCTCCACCCATTGGTCCTAGTTCTGACTGCTGGAGCATCACAGAACCAATCTACTAATCTACTCCCTCCTGTACTTGACAGCCTTTCACCATAACCGAATGTAAGTATAAAACACCTCACCAAGCAACCCTCACTGTAAACGCTTCTACATATGCTTATGCACGTTCctgtaaatttatataattatccGTGCCAATGTTTTCTGCGTTATAATGGATAACCAAGAGCTGACAGATATCGTGGCTACCTGATTGTTACTCCTATCTGGTGGGTCCATGAGATTTGCATTTTATGATGAtgtctatttgaaaaaaaatagagacgAAGGAAACCATCTGTTACGTTTCTTGTTAGTGCCAAATGAAACAAACACAGGAGTGAATATTCATGTCAATGTAGTCCTTCATAGTTTGCAAAGGAGACCTGGCATGGTTCATTTCACCCTTCTCGAAATCTGTAAGCAGTAGAtttttatttcctccattttacTGCTAAGAACACTGACGTCTGGAAAGGTTACGTGAAGCGGGTCAAATACTAGAAATGAGAAGGATTAGGCCCTTCTGATTTTCCCAGACCTCACGTGACGCTAAGCAGAGTCTGTGCTGAAGAAATCATTTGGCTTTTATTAAATGTGATTCGATATTTCTTCTCTGCTACCAAAACCCAAGGCAGGGAGGAGTCACCTCTCTGGTTCTTTGGGTTCCAGGCGATAAATGGGGCGGAGGGAACTTCCTGTAGAGGCTGAAGCCCTAGAGCAGGCTGACCTGTCTTTGGTGGTGGTATTGAACTTTGTAAAATGATCACTAGTGCTTTACAGCTTTCCTTCACTGACTGCACTGTTTCTGCCTCTTGGAATTCTCTTTTGGCTAATGGAAACCAGTGCTGAAacatggagttttttttttttcctttgtttttctgaaaatattttcacagaatTACTTTGCAGAGCATGGTATGTTCTACCTAGGTTCCccacttctccacctttggctgtgAGTGTGACTGTTGTGTTAATAACATTGGAAGAGTTAAAATCTGCTCTCACCCAACCCTTATAACATCACCCCACACCGTCATGACTCTGGCATCCACCCCCACTCCTCGAGTTCTTAGGTGAGAGGCACACAAGCTTTTTGGAAGAAGGATATTTTAGACACAAGCAGTGTCTTCTCATTTCTCCCCCAAAGGACTCTACCTCTGATGAACCCTTAACACATGCTTTTTGAGGCTCCATTTATATATTCTACCAGTTAGCCTCTTATCCTGGATAGGAGCTCCAAGGTCATTCTGGATATTTTCCCAAGATCTTCCACCGTCTTCAGCCTCCTCTCATCTTTTTACCGCCACCTCTCCCCAGCTTTTGTCACATCCCCCTCCCAAGGCTCCCAGACGCCTAGAGAAAACCTTCCCTGTGAAAACACTTCCTGTTTTATTCTCTTGGAAAAAGAGCCCAAGCTCTGGAgctctccttccctccacccAACTCTCCCTCCGGCTTTGGTTACTGACCACGTCTCCCAGAATCCAATGGATCAACTCTTTGGATGTGGAATTTGACCTGTCGAGGGGAGGTGTCTGGGTGGAGGGCAGATTACATCCTGATAATGCTCTTCTTCCACCTCCAGGGATTTGGCTGAAAAGAAAGCACGCCTACATCTGCCTGGCGGTCATCTGGGCCTATGCTGCCTTCTGGACCACCATGCCCTTGGTAGGTCTAGGGGACTACGCACCTGAGCCCTTCGGAACTTCCTGCACCCTGGACTGGTGGCTGGCCCAGGCCTCAGTAGGGGGCCAGATTTTCATCCTGAACAtcctcttcttctgcctcttGCTCCCAACGGCTGTGATCGTGTTCTCCTATGTGAAGATCATTGCCAAGGTTAAGTCCTCATCCAAAGAAGTAGCTCATTTTGACAGTCGGATCCATAGCAGCCATGTGCTGGAAGTGAAATTGACCAAGGTAACTGCAGTCATAATTTATAGACATGTTCTGTAATCAATTAAAACTTCACAGGGTGAAGAACCTAGGGAATGTTGAAGACTGGGAGAACTTCAAATGCCCTCTGTTTATATCCTTCTGaacttggttttatttatttaaacctttATAGTATCCCTTCTGTCTCTATCTCAGTCtcatttacacatacacacacacacacacatttaatatCTACCAAATTTATACAGTGGATCTACTGGGGGCTTATTTCCTCTATTGAATAggatattattgatttttaaacattatttcacCAATAAGAATAATAACTTTTGTGACTCATAAAATGCCTCACAGTATTTAATGTTTCGTATGGACTTtggtctggaggagggcatggcaacccactccggtattcttgcctggagaatccaccgacagaggagcctggagggctatatagtccataggatcacgaagagtcggacatgactgaagtgactgagcaggcaggcacATATGGACTTTGATAGGTGTGATTATAGACGGTCCTTATTTATACAGTAAGAGCTTACTGTGTCTGCTTTCCTATGGGTTCTTCGCACAAGAGGAGTTTCTGCAGCATTGAGTGCCTTGGCAAATGCTAGTCTCAGAGTCGGCGGTCCTTCAAATATtagtgttgctcagtcgtgtccaactctttggaaccccacggatgtagcccacaaggctcctctggccatggaatttcccaggcaagaatgggtagccattcccttctccagaggatcttccccacccagagatctaacccaggtctcctgcattgcaggtagattctttactatctgagccatcagataTTGTGGTGCTCTGTAAAAGAGCAGACAATTTGAAAACAGACAAGAGTTTGGATTTTTTGTAAGGCTTGTGACCCAGAGGTAGATACTTTGAATCTTGTGTAACAGGAATAGTAACATCTGTCTCTCTGGGTTGTGGTGGGAATTCAAAGAAATAAGCCTATTATCCTGTCATCTGGTGTGTagaagatggtaaagaaaccactggTTGGtcggtttagtctctaagttgtgtccgactcttgtgatctcatggactgtagcctgccagcttcctctgtccatgggattttgcaggcaagaatactggagtgggttgccatgtccttctccagggcatcttcccgacccaggaactgaatccttgtctcctgcatttcctgcattggcagacactttgagccaccagggaagaccaaagaaACTGTagctcctcttttctttcctgaccTATAGGAATTCAAGTAAAGCCTAATGCAGTGGTTTGTACACTTTCATCACATCTCACCTTTATATTGAAAAGTATTTTTCAGCAATCTCAATATAAATGCCATGTTGCACcatcaagttgttttttttttctgtttcttttcttttttagtttatttttttattgaaggataattgttttacagaattttgttgttttctgtcaaacctcaacatgaatcagccataggtatacatacatcccctcccttttgaacctccctcccatctcccgccccatcccacccctctgatacagagcccctgtttgagtttcctgagccatacagcaaattcccgttggctatctattttacatatggtaatgtaagtttccatgttactctttgcatatatctcaccctctccccaccctccccatgtccatagtctattctctatgtttgtttctccattgctgccctgtaaataaattcttcactaCCATTCTTCTAGATATATGCATTAgagtatgatatttatctttctctttctgactcacttcactctgtataatgggttctgggttcattcacctcatcagaactgactcaaatgcattcttttttatggctgagtaatattccattgtgtatatataccataccttctttatccattcatctgtcgagggacatctagcttgcttccatgttctagctattgtaaatagtactgcagtgcacattgggatgcatgtgtctttttcaattttggtttcctcagggtttatGCCTAGgaataggattgctgggtcatatggtggttttattcctagttttttaaaggaatctctatactgtcctccacagtggctatatcaatttacactgccaccaacagtgcaagagcgttcccttttctccacaccctctccagcatttatcgtttgtagactttttgatgatggccattctgactggtgtgaggtgatatctcattgtagttttgatttgcatttctctaataatgagcaaaatttagttctctaataatgaactaaaaagcctcttgatgaaagtgaaagaggagagtgaaaaagttggcttaaaacttaacattcagaaaacgaagatcatggcatctggtcccatcacttcatggcaaatagatggggaaacagtggaacagtgtcagactttatttttttgggctccaaaatcactgcagatggtgattgcagccatgaaattaaaagacacttactccttggcaagaaacttatgaccaacctagatagcatattcaaaagcagagacattactttgccaacaaaagttcatctagtcaaggctatggtttttcctgttgtcatgtatggatgtgagagttggactgtgaaggaagctgagtgccaaagaattgatgcttttgaactgtggtgttggagcagactctttcgagtcccttggactgcaaggagatccaaccagtccattctaatggagatcagtcctgggtgttctttggaaggactgatgctaaagctgaaactccagtactttggccacctcatgcgaagagttgctcattggcaaagaccctgatactgggagggattgggggcaggtggagaaggggacgacagaagatgagatggctggatggcatcaccgactcgatggacatgagtttgagtgaactctgggagttggtgatggacagggaggcctggcgtgctgccattcatggggtcacaaagagtcagacatgactgagcaactgaactgaactgaataatgagcgatgttgagcatcttttcatgtgtttgttagccatctgtatgttttctttggagaaatgtctgtttaggtctttttcccactttttgattgggttgtttgtttttctggtattgagttgtacgaaaatgaaaagaaagtgaagtcgctcagtcgtgtctgactctttgccaccccatggactgtagcccactgggctcttccatccatggaattttccaggcaagagtactagagcgggttgccatttccttctccacgggatcttcctgacccaggggttgaacccaagtctcctgcatttcaggcagatgctttactgtctaagccaccagggagttgtatgagctgcttgtataatttggaaattaatcctttgtcagttgtttcatttgctactatttctcccattctgagggttgtctttttaccatGTGGTGTTTTTAATATTGGCACACTCTAGTTTCTATCttatatttgaaagataaaaattgatgtaaggacttccctgtgggttcagttgttaagactccaAAGGTTCAAGTGTGGGGAATGTGGGTtgaattcctggttggggaactaagatcccacattcttcATGgtggggtcaaaaaaaaaaaaaatcactgaagttCTAATCCTTCTGGTATCCCAATCCATCATGTTGATTGATAACCATCTTCAAGTTTCCTTACAACCTACCCTGGAGACTGCTAGCCTCAGGAACCTGGAATAACACAATTCCCTCCAGACCATAGGTAGCTTCCTACTAAGTCAAAATTTTTG
Proteins encoded in this window:
- the OPN5 gene encoding opsin-5, which translates into the protein MALNHTAPPPDERRPPYLRDGDPFASKLSWEADLVAGFYLTIIGILSTFGNGYVLYMSSRRKKKLRPAEIMTVNLAICDLGISVVGKPFTIISCFCHRWVFGWIGCRWYGWAGFFFGCGSLITMTAVSLDRYLKICYLSYGIWLKRKHAYICLAVIWAYAAFWTTMPLVGLGDYAPEPFGTSCTLDWWLAQASVGGQIFILNILFFCLLLPTAVIVFSYVKIIAKVKSSSKEVAHFDSRIHSSHVLEVKLTKVAMLICAGFLIAWIPYAVVSVWSAFGRPDSIPIQLSVVPTLLAKSAAMYNPIIYQVIDYKFACCQTGGLKATKKKSLEDFRLHSVTTVRKSSAVLEIHQEV